A single Bacillus sp. HMF5848 DNA region contains:
- the rfbA gene encoding glucose-1-phosphate thymidylyltransferase RfbA, which yields MKGIILAGGSGTRLYPLTMVTSKQLLPIYDKPMIYYPLSTLMLAGIREILIISTPEDTPRFESLLGDGSQFGLSLQYRVQPSPDGLAQAFIIGDEFIGNDSVAMILGDNIYYGSGLRKMLQRAANKECGATVFGYHVHDPQRFGVVEFNENGKVISVEEKPKDPKSNYAITGLYFYDNRVVEIAKSVEPSNRGELEITSINEAYLRLGELEVELLGRGYTWLDTGTHQSLVEATNFVKTLEEHQGVKIAAPEEIAYVNGWISNKELWVCGEKLSKTGYGQYLMKVANGEIKY from the coding sequence ATGAAAGGAATTATATTAGCTGGCGGAAGCGGAACACGCCTGTATCCATTAACCATGGTAACAAGTAAACAATTATTGCCAATATATGATAAACCAATGATATATTACCCACTATCAACTCTAATGTTAGCGGGTATTAGAGAAATACTTATAATATCAACTCCAGAAGATACACCACGATTTGAGAGTTTACTAGGTGATGGGTCTCAGTTTGGATTATCTCTACAATATAGAGTACAGCCGAGTCCTGACGGGTTAGCTCAAGCCTTCATTATAGGAGATGAATTTATAGGTAATGATTCTGTCGCTATGATATTAGGCGATAACATATATTACGGAAGTGGTTTACGTAAAATGTTACAACGTGCTGCAAATAAAGAGTGTGGAGCAACTGTATTTGGTTATCATGTTCATGATCCTCAACGCTTTGGAGTAGTTGAATTCAACGAGAATGGAAAAGTTATAAGTGTTGAAGAGAAACCTAAAGACCCTAAGTCAAATTATGCTATTACTGGGTTATATTTTTATGATAATAGAGTTGTTGAAATTGCAAAGAGTGTTGAGCCTTCAAACCGTGGGGAATTAGAAATCACATCAATTAATGAAGCATATTTAAGACTTGGGGAGTTAGAAGTTGAACTTCTTGGTAGAGGATATACTTGGTTAGACACAGGAACGCATCAGAGTTTAGTGGAAGCCACAAACTTTGTGAAGACTTTGGAAGAACATCAAGGGGTGAAAATTGCTGCTCCTGAAGAAATAGCTTATGTCAATGGATGGATTTCTAACAAGGAACTCTGGGTGTGTGGGGAGAAGTTAAGTAAGACTGGCTATGGACAATACTTAATGAAGGTAGCGAACGGAGAAATTAAATATTAA
- a CDS encoding oligosaccharide flippase family protein, with protein MSKLVSNYLFTVVYQMLLMLTPFITLPYVSRILKAEGIGIDAYVTSIVQIFIVFIVLSIPLYGSKQIATKQSKLDCSKEFWSIFSFQIIISIINLFIYFIFIISVTEYRDLFFINIITILASSIDISWYFIGKEQMKKVAIRNIIVKVSGIIFIFLFVKDYNDLPIYQLINGGTLFIGQLIMWKPLLKDIKIVKYTLKDLKTHVKPILILFIPQVMIQVYVLVNKIVLGHFISEVEVGFYNQANKVIRISLGVISAMGTVLLPRMASEYAKGDNIKIKKYIDYTLQFVLLITLPMTLGMMAIAPNFVVWFLGNEFLEVSNLIIIMSPVIFFVGLANVFGIQILISTNQQNKYSIAITIGAFLSLITNTILVFKFGSKGTSFALLVAEGVGALMQMYFARKYFSLKHFFGLISRYLFISIVMSLSVILIGYIKIFSPAFITLIQVLTGVLVYLIGLLLIRDTIISKFSKILFKKNYVH; from the coding sequence ATGAGTAAACTTGTATCAAATTATTTATTTACTGTAGTATACCAAATGTTACTGATGTTAACACCATTTATCACCTTACCATACGTCTCCAGGATATTGAAGGCGGAAGGTATTGGAATCGATGCCTATGTTACTTCTATTGTTCAAATATTTATTGTTTTTATTGTTTTAAGCATACCATTGTATGGTAGTAAACAAATTGCTACTAAACAATCTAAACTTGATTGTTCCAAGGAATTTTGGTCAATATTTTCATTCCAAATTATTATTTCTATAATAAATTTATTTATATATTTTATATTCATAATTTCAGTTACTGAATACAGAGATTTATTCTTCATTAATATTATTACAATCTTAGCCTCAAGTATAGATATATCCTGGTACTTTATTGGAAAAGAACAAATGAAAAAAGTGGCTATTAGAAACATAATTGTAAAAGTATCAGGTATTATCTTTATCTTTTTATTCGTTAAAGATTACAATGATTTACCGATTTATCAGTTGATTAACGGTGGAACATTATTTATTGGTCAATTAATTATGTGGAAACCTCTACTTAAGGATATAAAAATAGTAAAGTACACATTAAAGGACCTAAAAACTCATGTCAAACCTATTCTTATACTATTCATACCACAGGTAATGATACAGGTATACGTATTAGTTAATAAAATTGTATTAGGGCATTTCATAAGTGAAGTAGAAGTGGGGTTTTATAATCAAGCAAACAAAGTAATTAGAATATCCTTAGGTGTAATTTCTGCAATGGGCACTGTTTTACTTCCAAGAATGGCTAGTGAATATGCTAAAGGAGATAATATTAAAATTAAAAAGTATATTGATTATACTCTCCAGTTTGTCCTATTAATAACTTTACCCATGACGCTTGGTATGATGGCCATAGCTCCAAATTTCGTTGTTTGGTTTCTTGGTAATGAATTCTTAGAAGTATCTAATCTAATAATTATTATGAGCCCTGTTATCTTTTTTGTTGGACTAGCTAATGTATTTGGTATACAAATTTTAATATCCACTAATCAGCAGAATAAATATTCTATTGCAATAACTATTGGAGCGTTTTTGAGCTTAATAACTAATACAATATTAGTATTTAAATTCGGAAGTAAAGGAACGAGTTTCGCGTTACTAGTAGCTGAAGGTGTAGGTGCATTAATGCAAATGTATTTTGCTAGAAAATACTTTAGCTTAAAACACTTTTTTGGATTAATCTCTAGGTATTTATTTATCAGTATTGTCATGTCTTTATCGGTAATATTAATTGGGTATATAAAGATTTTTTCGCCAGCTTTTATTACTCTTATTCAAGTGCTAACAGGTGTTTTAGTATACCTAATAGGTTTACTACTCATAAGAGATACAATAATAAGTAAATTTTCAAAAATCCTATTTAAAAAGAACTATGTACACTAA
- a CDS encoding glycosyltransferase family 4 protein, which produces MKRVLFVAHENTKGGATHSLINILDSLPENIQPYVLIPKTISFRMLFSKEYRALVKAGTLKQALIERNIPFYEAYYYLDNIKVKQSLISMFFYWIIRTRELKKIKRKIKEDEIEIVHSNSSVIRFGAELAEQLKLRHIWHVREDVTAMFGISGKDLEMYIRNIIENADKVIFVAESLKKTFQLNLNHKLGDKNQDSQKKFIRVYNGIPVSPHEKTVEKIDDNKIFNIYCFGTIYEIKGQEDLIILAKKLVTDGYRDFKIKLVGSRKKTYYKYILNLIEQYNLEDYIKFINYTNDLDFYRNDASVEIITSRNEAFGRVAIEAMSFGNPLIVTNVGGLSEIVEQGKSGLKYEPGDVDKLFEYVKLIMNDEIVVEELVNNAKKRAEEFDIKECVSQISNLYY; this is translated from the coding sequence ATGAAAAGAGTATTATTTGTTGCACATGAAAACACTAAGGGTGGTGCAACCCATTCATTAATAAACATTCTTGATTCACTACCTGAGAATATTCAACCCTATGTCTTAATACCTAAAACTATTAGTTTTAGGATGCTTTTTTCAAAGGAGTATAGAGCGCTTGTGAAGGCAGGGACTCTGAAACAGGCACTAATAGAAAGAAACATCCCTTTCTATGAAGCATATTATTATTTAGACAATATAAAAGTTAAACAAAGTTTAATAAGTATGTTCTTTTATTGGATAATTAGGACAAGAGAACTAAAAAAGATTAAAAGGAAAATTAAGGAGGATGAAATCGAAATAGTTCATAGTAACTCTAGTGTTATAAGATTTGGTGCAGAATTAGCAGAGCAACTTAAATTGCGTCATATATGGCACGTTAGAGAAGATGTTACAGCTATGTTTGGTATTAGTGGTAAAGATTTAGAAATGTATATCCGTAATATAATTGAAAATGCTGATAAAGTTATTTTTGTGGCAGAAAGTTTAAAAAAGACATTTCAGCTTAATCTTAATCATAAGTTGGGGGATAAAAATCAAGATTCTCAAAAAAAATTTATACGAGTGTATAATGGTATTCCTGTATCACCTCATGAAAAAACAGTTGAAAAAATAGATGATAACAAAATTTTTAATATTTACTGTTTTGGTACTATATATGAAATAAAAGGTCAAGAGGATTTAATAATACTTGCTAAAAAATTAGTAACCGATGGATATAGAGATTTTAAAATAAAGCTTGTAGGTTCAAGAAAAAAAACATATTACAAATATATATTAAATTTAATAGAACAATATAATCTTGAAGATTATATAAAATTTATAAATTATACAAATGACTTAGATTTTTATCGCAACGATGCAAGTGTTGAGATTATTACTTCTAGAAACGAAGCGTTTGGAAGAGTAGCAATTGAGGCTATGAGTTTTGGTAATCCACTTATTGTAACAAATGTAGGGGGACTTAGTGAAATAGTAGAACAAGGAAAATCAGGGTTGAAATATGAGCCAGGAGATGTTGATAAGCTGTTTGAATATGTAAAATTGATAATGAACGATGAAATTGTAGTAGAAGAATTGGTGAATAATGCTAAAAAAAGGGCCGAAGAGTTTGATATTAAGGAATGTGTATCTCAAATAAGTAATCTATACTACTAA
- a CDS encoding glycosyltransferase family 2 protein — protein sequence MRCIMIDVIIPVYSGYEETKECIESLLSTSNKIDYQLIFINDNSPDKQISNLLNNLDNKRVTVLYNENNLGFVKTVNKGMKMSENDVIILNSDTIVTNFWVDKLYRAAYSNSHVGTVTSLTNNGTIASVPDFNRDNELPEGYTIEEFSQLVERISKRIYPTIPTGVGHAMYIKREVINAVGFFDDKTFGKGYGEEEDFSCRIIKKGYKNILADDTFIFHYGSTSFKSEKAKLIRSNKIKLIKKHWWHPFNVKKFIYFDKNVKSICSKIQNELLEVNYEKITKN from the coding sequence TTGAGGTGTATTATGATTGATGTAATTATTCCTGTATACAGTGGTTATGAGGAAACAAAAGAATGTATAGAATCATTATTATCGACATCTAATAAAATTGATTACCAACTTATCTTCATTAATGATAATTCACCTGATAAACAAATTAGTAATCTGTTAAATAATTTAGATAATAAGCGTGTGACAGTTCTTTATAATGAAAATAACTTAGGTTTTGTAAAGACAGTGAATAAAGGTATGAAGATGTCGGAGAATGACGTTATTATTTTAAACTCAGATACAATTGTTACAAATTTTTGGGTCGATAAATTATATAGAGCAGCATATTCAAATAGTCATGTCGGGACGGTAACGTCCCTTACTAATAATGGGACAATCGCTTCCGTTCCTGATTTTAATAGAGATAATGAACTACCAGAGGGATATACAATAGAAGAGTTTTCACAGTTAGTAGAAAGGATATCTAAAAGGATATATCCAACCATTCCTACTGGCGTTGGGCACGCTATGTATATTAAAAGGGAAGTTATTAATGCTGTTGGTTTTTTTGATGACAAAACATTTGGTAAGGGATATGGTGAAGAAGAGGACTTTTCTTGTAGGATAATAAAAAAGGGATATAAGAATATATTAGCGGATGATACATTTATATTCCACTATGGCAGTACATCATTTAAAAGTGAAAAGGCAAAGCTAATTCGTAGTAATAAGATAAAGCTTATCAAGAAACATTGGTGGCATCCATTTAATGTGAAAAAATTCATTTATTTTGATAAAAATGTAAAAAGCATCTGCAGTAAAATACAAAATGAACTATTAGAGGTTAACTATGAAAAAATTACAAAAAATTGA
- a CDS encoding glycosyltransferase family 2 protein, with protein sequence MKVDILLPIYNSPTETRACIESIITSTPKDNYNLYLLDDCSPNPEIKDILDFYAGRFNNIIAVKNKENKGFPGNVNSGLRITENDVIILNSDTIVTDGWLMGLYNASVSQPKVAAVGPLSNYGIISSVPTIYQQINDSIDINRINKIIRNSSKMYIEAPVLIGFCMYLTRKALNEIGLLDEATFKKGYGEEIDWCLRAREMGYKILISTDTYVYHKGGTSFGQEKIELQKRHEEIINKRYKNYSREVEDFELNHPLLELRRKMSKEIGVSILFRTRYNLRRKKLLLKRIMSFSKISVNSKKM encoded by the coding sequence ATGAAAGTTGATATTTTATTGCCAATATATAATTCTCCTACTGAAACCCGAGCATGTATTGAAAGCATTATTACTAGTACACCTAAGGATAATTATAATCTATATTTACTAGACGACTGTAGTCCTAACCCTGAAATAAAGGATATATTGGATTTTTATGCCGGCCGATTTAATAACATTATTGCTGTGAAAAATAAAGAAAATAAAGGGTTTCCGGGTAATGTTAATTCTGGTCTAAGAATAACTGAAAACGATGTTATTATTTTAAACAGCGATACGATTGTAACCGATGGGTGGTTAATGGGATTATATAATGCATCTGTTAGTCAACCTAAGGTTGCTGCAGTTGGACCATTAAGTAACTACGGTATTATATCTTCAGTCCCCACAATATATCAACAAATTAATGATTCTATTGATATAAATCGGATAAATAAAATTATTAGAAATAGTTCTAAGATGTATATAGAGGCGCCTGTTCTTATTGGATTTTGTATGTATTTAACTAGAAAAGCTCTGAATGAAATAGGGCTCCTAGATGAAGCAACATTTAAAAAAGGTTATGGGGAGGAAATTGACTGGTGTCTTCGAGCGCGTGAGATGGGCTATAAAATACTAATCTCTACTGATACTTATGTATATCACAAAGGCGGTACATCATTTGGTCAAGAGAAAATAGAGCTACAAAAAAGACACGAGGAAATAATAAATAAACGTTATAAAAATTATTCAAGAGAAGTTGAAGATTTTGAGCTTAACCACCCTTTATTAGAATTAAGAAGGAAGATGAGTAAAGAGATTGGGGTTTCGATCTTATTCAGGACTCGATATAATTTAAGGCGAAAAAAACTACTATTAAAAAGAATTATGTCTTTTTCTAAGATATCAGTAAATAGTAAGAAAATGTAA
- the rfbD gene encoding dTDP-4-dehydrorhamnose reductase — protein sequence MKILVTGYSGQLGFDVVNEGLKRGLNMIGTDRKDLDITNESSVNDFVKKIMPDAIIHCGAYTAVDKAEEDREACWNVNVNGTKYLAAVSKKINAKFMYISTDYIFNGQGNEPFDVNNQSQPVNYYGHTKLEGEKVVKSILNNWYIIRISWVFGVNGNNFVKTMLRLSENRNELNVVSDQYGSPTYTKDLSRLLIDMILTDKYGIFHATNEGFCNWAEFAQEIFKLAGKSVKVNPISTEQYPTMAARPRNSRMSKQNLIENDFEPLRQWKEALAHYINEIKQEVK from the coding sequence ATGAAAATTTTAGTTACAGGATATTCTGGGCAATTAGGTTTTGATGTAGTTAATGAAGGTTTAAAGCGTGGTTTAAACATGATAGGAACTGATCGTAAGGATTTAGATATTACTAATGAATCGAGTGTAAATGATTTTGTTAAGAAAATTATGCCTGACGCAATTATTCATTGTGGTGCATATACAGCAGTAGATAAAGCTGAGGAAGATAGGGAAGCTTGTTGGAATGTTAATGTAAACGGCACTAAATACTTAGCTGCTGTTTCAAAAAAAATTAATGCTAAATTTATGTATATAAGTACAGACTATATTTTTAATGGACAAGGTAATGAACCGTTTGACGTTAATAATCAGTCACAACCTGTTAACTATTATGGACATACTAAACTTGAAGGAGAAAAAGTTGTTAAGTCTATACTAAATAACTGGTATATCATCAGAATCTCATGGGTATTTGGAGTTAATGGGAATAATTTTGTTAAAACAATGCTGCGGTTATCTGAAAATAGAAACGAGCTAAACGTGGTATCTGATCAATATGGATCTCCCACATATACAAAGGATTTATCAAGATTACTTATAGATATGATATTAACTGACAAGTATGGAATCTTCCATGCTACTAATGAGGGCTTTTGTAACTGGGCAGAGTTTGCTCAAGAAATTTTTAAACTAGCTGGAAAATCAGTAAAAGTGAATCCAATTAGTACAGAACAATATCCTACGATGGCAGCCCGCCCGAGAAATTCGCGAATGTCAAAACAGAATCTAATAGAAAATGATTTTGAACCTTTAAGGCAATGGAAAGAAGCTTTAGCACATTATATCAACGAAATCAAACAAGAGGTGAAGTAA
- a CDS encoding acyltransferase: MNLKSALKITRFSFWKYIFKRAVKMYIENGEAIPKLGENRGAFIETSASLRTPENIFLGKDVLIGPDNSLWPGLGKIIIKDNVLLGPNVQIFASNHGISKDILINKQPLSPQDIIIEEDCWIGAGSIVLAGVTIRRGTVVAAGSVVTKSTSPYSIIAGIPAKEISSRNSLR; encoded by the coding sequence ATGAATCTAAAATCTGCATTAAAAATAACTCGTTTTAGTTTTTGGAAATATATATTTAAGCGTGCAGTTAAGATGTATATAGAAAACGGCGAAGCCATACCTAAATTAGGTGAAAATAGAGGAGCTTTTATTGAAACTTCAGCTTCTCTAAGAACACCAGAAAATATTTTTCTTGGAAAGGATGTTCTTATTGGACCCGATAATAGTTTATGGCCTGGTTTGGGTAAGATAATTATTAAAGATAATGTCTTATTAGGACCAAATGTACAAATCTTTGCATCAAATCATGGTATTAGTAAAGATATCTTAATAAATAAACAGCCTCTTTCTCCACAAGATATAATAATAGAAGAAGATTGTTGGATAGGAGCGGGAAGTATAGTATTGGCGGGTGTAACAATAAGAAGAGGCACTGTAGTGGCTGCTGGGTCAGTAGTTACGAAAAGTACATCCCCGTATTCTATTATTGCTGGTATACCCGCAAAAGAAATCTCAAGTCGAAATTCATTAAGGTAG
- the rfbC gene encoding dTDP-4-dehydrorhamnose 3,5-epimerase — MKIIETSLEDVLIIEPAVFGDHRGWFMETFNDLKLREVGISLSFIQDNHSFSTTKGTLRGLHYQLNPKAQTKLVRCTRGAIYDVAVDIRKGSPTYGQWFGIELNAENKHQLLIPKGFAHGFMTLTDDVEVQYKVDEVYAPECDRGIIWNDPSIGINWPLDVNPLLSTKDENAPNFSDAENNFVYGENL; from the coding sequence TTGAAAATTATTGAAACTAGCTTAGAAGATGTACTGATCATAGAACCAGCAGTATTTGGAGATCATCGTGGCTGGTTTATGGAAACATTTAACGATTTAAAGTTGAGAGAAGTAGGCATAAGTCTTTCCTTTATTCAAGACAACCACTCATTCTCTACCACTAAAGGTACATTGCGTGGTCTGCACTATCAGTTAAATCCTAAGGCTCAAACAAAACTTGTACGTTGTACTCGTGGGGCTATTTATGATGTTGCAGTTGATATACGAAAAGGCAGTCCAACTTATGGTCAATGGTTTGGTATTGAGCTAAATGCCGAAAATAAACACCAATTATTAATTCCTAAAGGTTTTGCACATGGATTTATGACTCTTACAGATGATGTAGAAGTACAATATAAAGTTGACGAGGTTTATGCTCCTGAATGTGATAGAGGGATTATATGGAATGACCCTTCTATTGGTATTAATTGGCCACTGGATGTAAACCCCCTTTTATCGACTAAAGATGAAAATGCTCCTAACTTTTCTGATGCAGAAAATAATTTTGTATATGGGGAAAATTTATAA